TTTGTGCATCAATTTACTgacagtattgttttttttgctttaggcTGTTGAAGAGGCATTTGTCCCAGTCATCAAACTTTCCTATGAGGGGATTGAGGTAAATGACACCCCCTACATTCTGCAGGATGCCTTAGCTAAagttttgtgaaaatgttttgagtcgctatttttgtatttgtgttatcTCTTAGATTGACTTAGTCTACGCCCGGGTGGCACAGAGGAGCGTTCCTCAAAATATAGACATCCTCGATGACAATTTTGTGAAGGGCATCGATACACATTGTGTCAGGAGTCTCAATGGTGAGTATCAGATGAAGACCCAGACACAATACTGAATCATTTTGTCTATTTGTGGTTAACCTTTTGTTGCTCTGGCTATCTgtgatacttttattttatcattcctATTTTATTAGGCTACAGAGTTACAGAGGAGATCCTTAGGAACGTGCCAAACGTTTTTACTTTCCGGCTGGCTTTGAGAGCCATAAAGCTGTGGGCCAAACGTGAGTACACAGATTATTAACTTAAAGTTGTCCTAGTAATCAATAATTACAAACAATATCCAATGTGTTGACCTTCATTGTTACAAATGTTATTTGATGTTGACCTAAGTAAATAGATAATGATTTTAGATATCTAGAACAGCATACATACAATAATGTTGTCAAAAGGTTCAGTACTTTCatacttttcaataccatgtgttttaaaacaatacaatctctgTGATGTAATGATTGATAgtttaataaaaagtattaagTACAAAAGTATTAAAACCCCCCAAAAGATCTTCAGccatattttcattaaaagccGTAGACGAGAAAGTGAGCAGCTGCTGTTCAATCTAATATACAGGTCGGCAGATAGTGATGTTTCTCGAATCCTTCTGgttttaaagttacatttaggTCTCTTACAAACATACAGGCAGCAGAGAAGGTGACAGTGGATGACACACTGTCTGAAtttcacaaatacattggcaacatttcagtaccCAAACATTGCTAAAagtatttttgcatttcaaacagTGTGTGGGAGTTTGCCTCCAATTTTTGGTCATTAACAAGAAATAAACCAATATTTGGTGCTCaggacttcttctttttttgttgctgttgtattGAAATAGCTATtgtttttgattaatttttactattatcatattgaagtttaaaattctgttatCATGACAACCCCAATGTACAACCTGAAATATGATGTGTTTCCACATGTTAAGTATAAAGTTACTGCACTATGTAATGTGAACTAAAAACTTACACATTGTTTTAAAACTGAACTGACTAGTGCACATCTAATACTTTAGTTCAAAGTCACACAACTCAGTTCAAAATTAATTAAACTACACAATTGTCTTTGGAACAAAATAAGAACTTTAATCTCAATGTTCTAGTCATGATGGAGTTCATTGTTTATActggagaaaagagaaacaaccttTATCCATTTGTATATATAGTTATCCGTGTTTGAATGTCTCCATTgatatcttgtttgttttgtctaaaGTATATCTGCATTACTGCCTAATtgcttttttaataaaaagaacaaacaatgCACAGACTTACTTAGCTTTATATCCTGTAAGTGCACCACAAATGTGTATTTGTAGATTCATCTTATGAAATGTTAGAATACCTTCATGTGTAGGTCTCCtctgaaacatgtttatatctgtAATCGTGCTTTGTCAGACCAACGTATGGATGTTACATGTTTTGATGTTTATGTCATATTTGTATTAATTTACCCCCAACTGAACACCTCTTCttggaaaaaaagcaaagtaaCAGAAAGAGATCATGACAAAGTCAGCAGTGGGTTAAACATATCAGAGCAGCCCTTTGTTTAGATTAAGGAAACATGGTGAACTTGagattttcaacctttttctgCTCCTCTTGTAACTCTTCAGGGCGTAACATTTACTCTAACATGCTTGGCTTCCTGGGAGGCGTCTCATGGGCCATACTAGTGGCTAGAATTAGCCAGGCCTATCCAAATGCTTCAGCATCCACCCTGGTGACCAAATTTTTCAAGGTCTACAATATGTGGTAAGTCATCCCATTTCTGGTGTCTCCTTTATGAGGAAAAAACATTAATGTACTAAAGGACACTCTGTAGGGCCAGGCTGGGTAACAGTTCTGCATGTAAATCTTTGGCTTAAAATGcagtggataaaagaagaatgttGTGCTTTCTGTCAGGGAGTGGCCAATCCCGATTATGCTGAAGAGAATAGTGGATCAGGGCTTTCAGCTCCCTGTGTGGAATCCAAGGGTAAGTCCTCATGATGTCAATAATTATATTGTCAAATTTACCCAAAGACAACAGGTGAGCTCAAAATATTGTCTTCATCTGCATTTCTAGGTGAATCGAGCTGACCGCGCCCACCTGATGCCCGTCATCACCCCATCATATCCACAGCAGAACTCCACCTGCAATGTGACTCGCTCCACCTTAGCTATCATACAGGAGGAGATAAAGAGAGGTATGTAGTCACTCAGATGATTTTCTCCCCCCTTTTCTCTAAGTGAAAAACACTTGATCACAATCATAACTTCCacaaatctgcttttatttgtgaTTAAGCTGCCAAACCATGTCAAACTCATAACTTCTGAAATGCTACAAGAATCTTGTATACAACGTGCACAGGCTtacaaaaaggtttttattcCTCTTTCACAGGACACACGATCACTGAAGAGAtcctgcaaaacaaagaaaactggTCTAAACTGTTTGAAACTTCAGACTTTTTGGAGCAGTACAAGTATGTATTATTTAGTCCAATATGGAAAATGAGTTATACATGTATGAAATACTCTCAAATATGCACTGCTTTCTAAAATATGGACATTTTAGCctttattgtaaatgttaatTCATTTGATTATGCTCCAAGAAATTGATGTCTGTTAGAAATGATTTAGTTCAAGCTTCAGATATGAagtaattttgttttcttattgttGTACTTGGCTgtaaaaaaagtatgaaaaccCTGTAAAAATGTTCTGAATGAGTTTGAACAGATTGTACTTTTGTGCATGGATATAAAAGTGAATTCTGTGATTTGTTGCTTTAACTAAACTGGTGGAAAACACGTTTACATGATGGTACTGATACAGTTTTGACGATAatcattgaaaatgttttctgcctTACATGTATTTTTGAAGGCCTCTGCTTGTTGTG
The Labrus mixtus chromosome 12, fLabMix1.1, whole genome shotgun sequence genome window above contains:
- the LOC132984570 gene encoding poly(A) polymerase beta-like encodes the protein MKKQRQTPPSIPDTSNWYGITPPISEALPEEADLVRTKKLVDVLKSCGIFEDDLELQHREKVVKKLESLFKDWLKEMCESMNLPEVVTAKVGGKIFPFGSYHLGAHTKGADIDALCVGPGFLERKQFFTSFYEKLKAQKEAKDLRAVEEAFVPVIKLSYEGIEIDLVYARVAQRSVPQNIDILDDNFVKGIDTHCVRSLNGYRVTEEILRNVPNVFTFRLALRAIKLWAKRRNIYSNMLGFLGGVSWAILVARISQAYPNASASTLVTKFFKVYNMWEWPIPIMLKRIVDQGFQLPVWNPRVNRADRAHLMPVITPSYPQQNSTCNVTRSTLAIIQEEIKRGHTITEEILQNKENWSKLFETSDFLEQYKHYVMLELTSATKEQQLEWVGLLESKIRHLVGNLERNELVSLAHVNLQSFPGPRNSDGQ